A stretch of the Nematostella vectensis chromosome 1, jaNemVect1.1, whole genome shotgun sequence genome encodes the following:
- the LOC5510659 gene encoding G-protein coupled receptor 161 isoform X2, whose amino-acid sequence MTLMYFKSFQSAKESARKIRPGNIQIQTLQDGQFTSVARQESFDYLKANITVFIIIGSFVLSRGPNLVCNMAAWAQERQFCTPSAQLACSWLMYMSSLTTPYVYTLLNRRLRKELVQAIKAMVRCNQPSADDEPKDILDYLRNITDNYVTTDGSTTTRSRLGSATTSTQTRPSTQSQRDNQQHIPLQQAQTPPTAAIQEIQDVS is encoded by the coding sequence ATGACATTAATGTACTTCAAAAGTTTCCAGTCAGCCAAAGAAAGCGCCAGGAAAATTCGTCCAGGGAACATACAAATACAAACACTCCAAGACGGCCAATTCACTTCCGTAGCGCGCCAGGAGTCCTTCGACTATCTCAAGGCAAACATTACCGTGTTTATCATCATTGGTAGCTTTGTGTTGAGTCGAGGACCTAATCTAGTGTGTAATATGGCGGCATGGGCTCAAGAACGCCAGTTTTGTACCCCGTCTGCCCAACTCGCGTGCTCTTGGCTGATGTACATGAGTTCCCTTACAACTCCATACGTGTATACTTTACTAAACAGGCGACTAAGGAAGGAACTGGTGCAGGCTATCAAGGCAATGGTAAGATGCAACCAGCCCAGCGCAGATGACGAACCCAAGGATATTCTCGACTATTTGAGGAATATCACAGATAATTACGTAACAACAGATGGGTCAACCACGACGCGCTCTCGCCTTGGGTCTGCTACAACGTCTACACAGACAAGACCGTCCACCCAATCCCAGCGAGACAACCAGCAACACATCCCACTACAACAGGCCCAAACCCCTCCTACGGCGGCCATTCAAGAGATACAAGATGTGTCATAG
- the LOC5510659 gene encoding G-protein coupled receptor 161 isoform X1 translates to MATHDSDIGTVIVLSMCDAAAALSNLAVVILILRKDSLRTVSNILVAALALSELFITVVVIPLSIIAYGKHLWSFHKELCVFQGYIFNTLFLVSGTLTSVISVDRFYSLASPMGHVAHLSEKTVVCMIVFVLANAGFWSSFPLYGIGNLEYIYLPNQTRCDVHWTLGGNYGLYYFVLLMVSFVLPLIGMTLMYFKSFQSAKESARKIRPGNIQIQTLQDGQFTSVARQESFDYLKANITVFIIIGSFVLSRGPNLVCNMAAWAQERQFCTPSAQLACSWLMYMSSLTTPYVYTLLNRRLRKELVQAIKAMVRCNQPSADDEPKDILDYLRNITDNYVTTDGSTTTRSRLGSATTSTQTRPSTQSQRDNQQHIPLQQAQTPPTAAIQEIQDVS, encoded by the coding sequence ATGGCGACACATGACTCGGACATCGGAACGGTTATCGTTCTCTCGATGTGCGATGCGGCGGCAGCGCTGAGTAATCTGGCAGTCGTAATCCTTATTCTTCGTAAGGACAGTCTCCGCACAGTAAGCAATATCCTCGTAGCAGCTTTGGCACTTTCCGAGCTCTTTATAACCGTAGTTGTTATTCCACTCTCGATTATTGCCTATGGTAAACACCTGTGGTCTTTTCACAAGGAGCTTTGTGTATTTCAGGGATACATTTTCAACACACTGTTTCTGGTCTCTGGGACTTTAACTTCAGTCATCAGTGTTGATCGATTTTATTCTCTGGCGAGTCCTATGGGCCATGTCGCCCATCTATCGGAGAAAACAGTCGTTTGCATGATAGTTTTCGTACTCGCTAATGCCGGGTTTTGGTCAAGTTTTCCTCTTTATGGCATTGGAAATCTCGAGTACATATATTTGCCAAATCAGACTCGCTGTGATGTGCACTGGACACTTGGGGGAAATTACGGGCTATATTACTTTGTGCTGTTAATGGTAAGCTTCGTGTTACCTCTGATAGGAATGACATTAATGTACTTCAAAAGTTTCCAGTCAGCCAAAGAAAGCGCCAGGAAAATTCGTCCAGGGAACATACAAATACAAACACTCCAAGACGGCCAATTCACTTCCGTAGCGCGCCAGGAGTCCTTCGACTATCTCAAGGCAAACATTACCGTGTTTATCATCATTGGTAGCTTTGTGTTGAGTCGAGGACCTAATCTAGTGTGTAATATGGCGGCATGGGCTCAAGAACGCCAGTTTTGTACCCCGTCTGCCCAACTCGCGTGCTCTTGGCTGATGTACATGAGTTCCCTTACAACTCCATACGTGTATACTTTACTAAACAGGCGACTAAGGAAGGAACTGGTGCAGGCTATCAAGGCAATGGTAAGATGCAACCAGCCCAGCGCAGATGACGAACCCAAGGATATTCTCGACTATTTGAGGAATATCACAGATAATTACGTAACAACAGATGGGTCAACCACGACGCGCTCTCGCCTTGGGTCTGCTACAACGTCTACACAGACAAGACCGTCCACCCAATCCCAGCGAGACAACCAGCAACACATCCCACTACAACAGGCCCAAACCCCTCCTACGGCGGCCATTCAAGAGATACAAGATGTGTCATAG
- the LOC5510684 gene encoding ras-related protein Rap-1A, with translation MREYKLVVLGSGGVGKSALTVQFVQGIFVEKYDPTIEDSYRKQVEVDGQQCMLEILDTAGTEQFTAMRDLYMKNGQGFVLVYSITAQSTFNDLQDLREQILRVKDTDDVPMVLVGNKCDLEDERVVGKDQGQNLAKQFANCTFLETSAKAKINVNEIFYDLVRQINRKTPETKSRKKKRGCVLL, from the exons ATGAGAGAGTATAAACTCGTTGTCCTTGGCTCTGGTGGCGTCGGAAAAAGTGCTCTG ACTGTGCAATTCGTACAAGGAATCTTCGTCGAAAAATATGATCCAACTATCGAGGACTCATACAGAAAG CAAGTCGAAGTTGATGGCCAGCAGTGTATGTTAGAAATCCTGGACACAGCAGGAACG GAACAATTCACAGCAATGAGGGATCTGTATATGAAGAATGGGCAAGGATTTGTTCTGGTCTACTCTATAACAGCACAGTCTACTTTCAACGACCTACAAGATCTACGAGAGCAAATTCTTCGTGTCAAAGATACAGATGAT GTGCCAATGGTACTTGTTGGAAATAAATGTGATTTAGAAGATGAGAGAGTAGTGGGAAAGGACCAGGGACAAAACTTGGCAAAACAATTTGCCAACTG CACATTCCTTGAGACTTCAGCTAAAGccaaaataaatgtaaatgaaatattttatgATCTGGTAAGACAGATAAACAGAAAAACGCCAGAAACAAAGTCGAGGAAGAAAAAGAGAGGCTGTGTACTGCTATGA